The Vibrio toranzoniae sequence GGCTCTTGACGAAAGCTATGTAAAAGAACTACCACATTAGATCATCAGGGATAACGAAGTCTTTATACGGGTCATCTTCGTCCACTTCATCAGAGCTTGCTGCTTGAGTATCAACAATAGATTCTTCATCACGCATCGCAATCTTGTTCGCTACCGATGTGGGAATCACAACATAACTTTCGCCTTGACGAGCAATACTCAGGATACCTTTACTTAGTTGCTTTTGAGTCAGCTCTTCTACGTATAAGTATTTGACCAAAGTACCGTCAGTGAAGTTGTATTTGATATCACCATCTTTTTGTTCGATCTTGTTCATCTCAATCAGTTGCTTTACCTGAGCTTTAATCTCTTTGCTCAGTTGCTGTTCTTTCAACTGTTGGTTTAACTCTTTGTCTTTCGTTTGCTGCGCCAGTTTCGTTTCTTCTGCTGCCGCTTTTGCTTCACGAGCTTGAACGCGAGATTTTTTAGAGCCTTTCTTCGCCTTCTTTAATTTTTTCTCATTTACCAAGCCAGCTTTAAGCATCTGTTCTTGGAGTGTTAACTTTGCCATGACTTTCCCAGTTAAGGATTAAAAACGGCACTATCATACCTGTTTTTATGGTTTCTGTTTACTGAACAATCGCAAAATATACGCCTATCACTCACACACTTCTATATCGCAGTCCAAACCTCATCATACATACACCGTCTAGCTCAAGACCGCCGCTCATTGATCATACGAATAGCACATGGTAAACAACGAACCATAGACACATATCTACATCTGATTACCATACTCAGTTTCAACCAATAAACTTAACAAACAGAAGTTTGGCATATCTCTCATATTTGAACAAACACCTAGAGTTATCACTCCAATGTCATAAGTTTTGACTACGTTATTCTAAACATCAATCAGTAAGGATAACGTAACACATGAAAACTCAATGGACTTGGTTAGCTGCACTAATGGCATCAACATCAATCGCCTCGACGTCCGCGATGGCAGATACAGACGTATACCTCACCAACAACACCAATCAAATCATGACCATTCAAGCTCGTCACAGTGGTACAGACTTACTTGAGCTCGGTAACGAGTGGCAGCAGCATGTCGAACAAATAGGGCCTTGGGAGACCAAAAAATTGATCAGTTTCAATCGTTGGACTGGCGTAAAATCTGGGGAAACGTATGAGTTTGACACTGTGGTTTCAAATTCCATTGGGGAAACAGTCACACTGAATCAAACCATGGAGGGGCATTGGTATAACTCATCATTACAACATGGTTTGAGTGCGGCCGACATTGGTTTAGCACTGCACGATGACCGCGACATTCACCGTCGTTCGACCGATGCTTTTTACGAAAACACAGAACTGGCGCTCAAAGCTGACTCAACCGCCCGCTACGATGATATTTACTACACCATCACCCCACAGAAAGTGGACGAACAGCCAGAGCCAGACGCCAACACGCTGAAAGTCATGACCTACAATATTTGGGCCCTGCCCGCTATCGCTTCCCATATTGGGGACCGTTACGATCTCATCCCCCAATACGTTAAAGGCTATGACGTGTTGGCGCTTCAAGAAGTCTTTGCCAACGGACGAGGCGAGTTTTTGCGTGAACTCGCGAAAGAGTATCCTTATCAAACCAAAATGCTCGACAAAGATGGTATCAACATCTATGACGGTGGCGTGATTATCGTTAGCCGCTATCCAATTGTTAATGAAGCACAATACGTTTTCCCGGATTGCACGGGAACGGATTGTTTCGCGGATAAAGGCGTAAATTACGCTGAGGTCATTAAGAACGGTCAGGCCTACCATGTGTTTGGCACTCATACTGCTTCGTTCGATACGGACACAGCTCGTGATTACCGACAGCGCCAGTTTAGACAGATGCGAGAGCTTGCACAATCACTGGAGATACCAACATCAGAAACGGTGATTTACAGCGGTGATTTCAACGTGAACAAGCTTAAGTTCCCTAGCGACTACCAACAGATGTTCGCTAACCTGCAAGCCGTTGAGCCAGAATATTCAGGTTATACCGCTTCAACCTTTGATCCTCGCATTAATAACTTTGCTGGCGAGCCAATGTCTGGCGGGGAGAATGTTGAATACTTGGATTACGTGGTGGTGAGTTCAGAGTACGGACAAAAAGCTCACAACAATAACCGCGTTGATATTCCTCGCTCGACCAGCAGTGAATTATGGAAGCACTACAACCTTTCAGATCACTTCCCTGTTAGTGCTGTCATCAAGTAACGCGGTGAACAAATAATGCATCGAGTTATATTAATCCTAATGCTCGTCGTTGTGACGAGCATTGTTGGCTATTCATGGTCATCAAAATCGATTGAAACACCGCAACCTTCTGTCCAACACACAGAAGCAAAACAGTACGTTTCTAAAGCGACTGATGACAATCGTCCCATATCCAATACAACAGGCCATTCAAACAATTCGGTCTCGCGAGGTAAACAAATCCAAGCGAAAAAATCACACGAAAAAGCGTATGCAGAGAACTTAACTGAACTTAAAGGTAAGGCGCTGGTGAATCAACTCGATGAATTTTGGAAACTTTGCCAACAAGCTGATAACTGCACTGAACAACTCGCCCAGTTGAAATCTGACTTACCAGAAAAATGGCTGAAGTTATTGAGTGACTACCCGCAACTTTCTGCCGACTGGCAAGTAGCAGAAAGCGCGATTCAACTCGAATCCATCGACTCTCTGGAAGAGCGTGTTGATCTGTTTAAGCAGTCTGCAGAACAGGTTTGGGGAGAGCTAGCCCACCAGATATTTGCTGATCAATTTACGCATTTGGACTTTACGCTCAGTGCAAGCACACTTAAGGAAGTTGAAGCGACTGATTTTATGTTGCACTACCAAAAGCTGATCGCTGAATGGGAGAATGAAACAGAAACATTAAACGTAGAGACTCCGTCTCAAAAATACGAACTTGCTGTCTCCTTGCTACCAAACAGCTACAGCTCTAGCGAGTTAGCGACTATCAAGTCAAAACTTCAAGAGACATATTTA is a genomic window containing:
- a CDS encoding DUF2058 domain-containing protein, with translation MAKLTLQEQMLKAGLVNEKKLKKAKKGSKKSRVQAREAKAAAEETKLAQQTKDKELNQQLKEQQLSKEIKAQVKQLIEMNKIEQKDGDIKYNFTDGTLVKYLYVEELTQKQLSKGILSIARQGESYVVIPTSVANKIAMRDEESIVDTQAASSDEVDEDDPYKDFVIPDDLMW
- a CDS encoding sphingomyelin phosphodiesterase; the protein is MKTQWTWLAALMASTSIASTSAMADTDVYLTNNTNQIMTIQARHSGTDLLELGNEWQQHVEQIGPWETKKLISFNRWTGVKSGETYEFDTVVSNSIGETVTLNQTMEGHWYNSSLQHGLSAADIGLALHDDRDIHRRSTDAFYENTELALKADSTARYDDIYYTITPQKVDEQPEPDANTLKVMTYNIWALPAIASHIGDRYDLIPQYVKGYDVLALQEVFANGRGEFLRELAKEYPYQTKMLDKDGINIYDGGVIIVSRYPIVNEAQYVFPDCTGTDCFADKGVNYAEVIKNGQAYHVFGTHTASFDTDTARDYRQRQFRQMRELAQSLEIPTSETVIYSGDFNVNKLKFPSDYQQMFANLQAVEPEYSGYTASTFDPRINNFAGEPMSGGENVEYLDYVVVSSEYGQKAHNNNRVDIPRSTSSELWKHYNLSDHFPVSAVIK